The Archocentrus centrarchus isolate MPI-CPG fArcCen1 chromosome 24, fArcCen1, whole genome shotgun sequence DNA segment CAACCTTGTTGTACCCACAGGCAACAGGCTTGGCCAGGGGCAGCTTCACAAGGCTGCACAGGAGAACATTAAGTATAAATCACATCACACACACTTGCTTGCCTGCATGTCTAATAAGATCTTGACTGTTAGGCCTCATGGGGAGCAACTTACACAACACCTGGATGTTTTATTAtgcaattttattaaaaaatatttaacacaTTAAATTATAGATTATTCCCACGTTAGAATTCTTAGCTTTATGCCAATTCAAAATGTCCCTGCAGACAAACCTgacatactaaaatatgacaaCAAAGCATAATGAATAACTACAGTGAACAATGTGTCTGACAATCATTCCCGTTGTGGATCCTCCTGCCTACTAAACTAGGCAGTCCACGTGGTGTCTCTGCTAATAAATGGCAAAGTTTTTAATCTTTGCAGCAGATCAGATCCAAATAATCTCCATCCTCAAAGCCTCTAAGCAGCGCTGGTGTCCCATCAGCAATGAGCCTGACAAGAATACAGCGGTCTAAGATTCGCAGTTTCATTTCTTCCCCATGATGAAGCTAGGCGCTTCTGCATCATCCTCAGCTTCTCTTTCATCTTCCTCttgctcctgctcctcctcctcttcgtcgTCGCTGTCGGAGCTCTTGTCCTCTTCCTTCTTGCTTTTAGCCTCAAGTTTAGCTTTCTTCACCAGCAGCTTTTTCTGCTTCAGCTTCTCTCGCTTTTTCCGCCGCTTCGCCGTCCTCTCTTCAGCTGACTGTTTGTTCTGCTCCAGTTTATTCAGGTACTCGTCATCCTTATTTTGCTTCTCTGATATCTTGTCCAGAAAGTCCTGCCTCTGGTACTCTCTGCGGCGGAGGTGCCGGTAAACGTGGAACTCGCCGCTGCCTGCACCCGCGCTGGAACCCATCACATCCCGGACGAACTCTGGCGGAGCCCGCGGGTTCCACTCTTTCGGTCGGTCTGGGATCGGAGCAGGTTTATCCGGGTTTCGCATCAACTTCTCCAGCTTCAGACGCTGTTCCTCCGCCGGTGTCTTCGCTATTATAAGAGGCTGTGCCTCTTTTCCCACAGGTTTCCCTGGTTTGTTGTTCTTCTGTGCGGGCGCCGCCATGCTTCCAAGAGTTACAGTCTTCTTCCGCTAAGTGGAAAAATGCTCCGGAAGTTCTTTAACGGCTTCTATAATCgagaaaaatgtatatattttaaaatgtcctttttccaaagaaaacacaagggAATTcaatattatttgtatttttactaTTGCAGTGTTACTGTTAGATTTTAAGTAGTCACTGTgaaaagtgttccttttacaGCTAAAGTAAATGGCGTGTGATTTTACCAATGGCAAATCAGACGTGATTTATTGCGGGCGAAGTTATCCAATCAGCGTTTAGGTAAACGCCTCTTTACGTCTCTTTATTTTGACGGGTTTTCCTCTTGTTCAGAACTAAGTTGTCCCGTCGCTAGGACTTTTCTTCTGCTGGTTTAACGAGATAACCGACCACAGATCATGAACAATTCATTTAGATTTGTTGCTCGGTGTGTGCGCTCGGGGTCGGCTGTCTATATGCCCAGACAAGCCGACCCCGGCCGCTTGAGGTGGGCCCCGGTCCGGGTCCTGTGCTCGGCGGCGGATCTCCAGAAAAACCTCGGTGAAATGGTGAAGAAGGACAAAGTGGTGGTGTTCATGAAAGGGACGCCGGCGCAGCCCATGTGCGGCTTCAGTAATGCTGTGGTTCAGATCCTCCGGATGCACGGGGTGGATAGCTACGCAGCGTACAACGTGCTGGATGACCAGGACCTCAGACAAGGTCAGTACACCGGAATCAACCTTAGGGCAACAAGTTGTCACCACTCAGATGAACTTTTAGATTTCACAACTGACAGAGGACCCATAACATGCCGGGCGCAGCTGATTTAAACAGCCTTAATGTCTCAGTTAGCCTCTGTTTGTGTCCCTCCTCAGCCTGACTATGACCTCATTCAAAGCAGCCATACCTTTCGGTTAGCATAGCCGTCAACGGCACACTGTGGCCAGTTTTTATCAGTGTTGTGCAGCAGGACCGAAGGGTGTGGTAACGCAAACGTTACCATCAGTATCAGTGTGCCAGGCTTTGTAGCCGTTCACCCCGACGCGCTGTTTTTGTCTCCCATTGTCCCAAATACTAACTTAAGACATGTTGAACAAGGAAGCGTACTTGGAAAATTACGTCAGCGTTAGCCTTCtccctgtttgtgtgttgtcATATATTAAGCTGAAAGAGACACCTGACGAGGGTTAAACTGGGGCAGTGCATGCATACTTTGTAAGCTGTAGTTGGATGTGCAGCTGCAGTGGGAATCTCAAAGCCAGGCACATGTGTAAGTGTCTCACAGTTTTCAGCATAAGTGTTAAATAGACTTAAACCACATGATAGGCCTAAAATACATGATCAACTTGTCCTACTGGATcacttatttattgttatttctgtctccctcccctcaccaccaaacagttgtggcagatggctgcccctccctactggaggtttcttctgttgaaagggagtttttccttcccactgtcaccaagttctgctcataggggtcatctgattcttggggttttctctgtattattgtagggtctttacctgacaatataaagcaccttgagttgcttgttgttgtgatttggtgcaatataaataaaattgaattgaagagtTGacgctgctgctgactgagatCACCACACTGAGTTTAGTCAATGAAAAATGACCCACCCCTCagattttccttttaaaaaccATTAATGAGATATGCAGCCATAGAGCTACACCTAATTTTAAAACCCCTGAGGTGTTAATAGTTCATTTTTCACTCTTACGTTAATGCCACCTACCTTCCACAGGAGTCAAAGACTTCTCCAACTGGCCCACGATCCCTCAGGTGTACTTCAACGGCGAGTTTGTGGGAGGCTGTGACATCCTCCTGCAGATGCACCAGAACGGAGATctggtggaggagctgaagaagctgGGCATTCGCTCTGCAGTGCTGGACGCAGAGAAAGAATCCAAGTAAAGGACGAGTATAAACACGAAACAGACGACAAAACAGAGGACACATTTATCAGGTTGAAGCCCCgtctccccaccaccacctatatatatacacacacacacacagactattGCAGATAAATCAAGTCATAAACGCTGGCCAACAATGCAGAGTGATAAATATAAGTTTTCCCAGGGATAAGATAATGTATATTCGAGTCGGTATGGTACAGCTTTTTTCCAGCACAGCCTGCTGAGGGCAACATGACACTATGAGCGCAATGGGAGTCACCCCAAAGTTAAAGCtgtgggccaaaaaaaaaaaaaaccctaaaacaaGCTAAAAGAAGCTATAAAACTGTAGAGCTGAGCAATAACTTCACATGAGGTCGTCACAAGGAGCGACACCTTTCACATTATGGAAGTGTTTACATCCATTCCACTGTCGCAATAAAAAGTATTGCTGACAGCAGCTTTAATACTTCTACACCTCCAAGAACAGCTGTGACATTATCCTCTAATTCCCACCTAAAACTGccagctttttgtgacagagCCAGTAATGAGTGCAGTATTTAAGCTACCACACGAGTGCTCCCTGTGCTCTCATTGGTTTACATGAGAGTCTTCTATGATCTTGCCCTCCAGAAGCTTGGCTACCTCTGCTGTCCTCCACACTCAGTATAAGACCAAATGAGCCTCAGTCTTATCTAACTGCACCACGGCTGAGTTAAGGTCTGAGTTAGCGCCTGCTAATGATGTCATCAcacttttaaatgcactgcCTGTATTTTCAGGAAACtcagaacaagaacaaaaaggGGACAACAGTGCAGCTTCATACTGATACGAATATTTTCTCTCTAATGAAGCCACAGATACATTTGCTGTTAGTGGGGCTAACTACAGATCACCTGTTCACTGCAGTCCCCTGTTTGTTCTTCCTGCCAGGAACTACATGCAAACTGTGTCCCCCTCTGTTTCAATATCTGTCTCCGCTGAAACGCAACAAATGTACCTggtgcgcccccccccccccccccccccccccccccagggaaGACTGATTTACTGCACATCTGGACAAACAGAAGCAGTTAATGTTACATCTGTCTAATCCTGTGGTATCTCATCTGTCATTTGAGGAAaaattactttgttttgtttttctttttagaacACCTGACATTTATCAGTCCTAGATGTTCCTCCTGCTGCAAACAGTTGTATTATCAAAGCAACATGTAGTACACTGTAAGATATTGTACATTAAAAGCTCATTATTAGATGTACTTAAGACGTATGTAATAAATCCTGcaccaattaaatattttgtgacaCAACTGAGTTGTTGGCGGAGTTCCTTCTCATTCACAACTTTGTTCAGTTTGGTTTGTGaatcataaacaaaaacaaggcaATTAAATCTCTGCATTTCAGGTCAAAGCAGAGCAAGAGtggcagtgatttattgaaacgtgccaACATTCATGGTTCTCCAGGcgtcttgaaggacattcaaagctcttctttggatgttactgccttttgttctgtcagcatgatcccacactgcttcagtaatgctgaggtccgggctgtggggaggccgatccatgaccCATGCTGTTCTattgtgttctatcaggtttgtttttcttgttttaacttCTCCCTGATCCCCTTCATTAAGACACcctcccttccactgagaccagttttgatgaggcttcagtgaaacAGTAGCTGGATCAGCAGAAGGCTCAGCTGCATTCCGCAGATCCCGTGTCAGGTCTCTGCgggatttttttcctctttcttacaaACATGATTAAactactgttcatctgctgtagagtgtttttttttttgggggggggggggggggggggggtgtaaggTCTGCTACTTTTTTTGGCCTCTAGTTTCATCATATTTCTTAACGACACATTGCACAACATGCTGCCAAGTTTCTGGCCTCAGGAAGTTTTGGCAGGATTCGTAGTCATTGTGAGATTGGGCAAAATTGTATGTAAATGTTAAAAGGCAAAATTCCACATTATATGTCCACAAATGCATAtcgaactgtttttttttttttttatatatatatatatatatatatatatatatatatatatatatatatatatataaaaaatttcCCTCACAAAATTATCTGAATCCAGGGAGTGAATTTGTACTTGGAGAATTTTCAGCCTTAACTCCCAGAGTACAGAGTTCAAGTGATGCAACACTGGTGTGAGAATAGCACAACTATTCCACTGTATTTCCAGCCAGCATGTCATGCCCACATGGGTCTGAAACGTGAAGCCACCATCAAGAGGCCACAAAACT contains these protein-coding regions:
- the glrx5 gene encoding glutaredoxin-related protein 5, mitochondrial, which produces MNNSFRFVARCVRSGSAVYMPRQADPGRLRWAPVRVLCSAADLQKNLGEMVKKDKVVVFMKGTPAQPMCGFSNAVVQILRMHGVDSYAAYNVLDDQDLRQGVKDFSNWPTIPQVYFNGEFVGGCDILLQMHQNGDLVEELKKLGIRSAVLDAEKESK
- the prkrip1 gene encoding PRKR-interacting protein 1 homolog, translated to MAAPAQKNNKPGKPVGKEAQPLIIAKTPAEEQRLKLEKLMRNPDKPAPIPDRPKEWNPRAPPEFVRDVMGSSAGAGSGEFHVYRHLRRREYQRQDFLDKISEKQNKDDEYLNKLEQNKQSAEERTAKRRKKREKLKQKKLLVKKAKLEAKSKKEEDKSSDSDDEEEEEQEQEEDEREAEDDAEAPSFIMGKK